The sequence below is a genomic window from Passer domesticus isolate bPasDom1 unplaced genomic scaffold, bPasDom1.hap1 HAP1_SCAFFOLD_121, whole genome shotgun sequence.
GCCTGATTAAAAGTTCgtggcacccatttaagtcctaaaactacgttgtggtgaccccaaaaccaactggtcattccgaaggaattcaggggttcagtgtccacaaatcctgttacgccctcactctggtcacacctgctgcaaagcttcaaaaaccagaaggatgggacttctcctctgggatgcctgcccatcagagcatgcaaggagtttgctgggcttgtcctgcaatactggcttacatcctccaaaatgatctggttgcagcaattcttttgtactcacatacttacatcacttccagacactggaacaatattctattttcatagcttttttgatttttttccacctgccttgcatctcttttccagagagatattgccatagatttgtctgtgttgttcaatgtgtgtagggctggctctgcctcacggtcagaggcagctgtgagatgccctcttgagtggtgcttctcaggaacacaatcacagtgtcacagcattttctgggctggaagggactcccagagatcatggagcccagcacctgggcctgctcaggacagccttaagaatcccagcctgtgcccaagagcagtgtccaaagacttttggagctctctcagccttggtgctgggagcccttccctggggaggcacttccagtgcccaagccccctctggctgaagaaccttttccttccatccaacccaagcctgcagtagtgcatcttccatgcatcctcttggctcttctcactgaccccaagactcaaggcactctagtgcctgcccttcagctttccttcttcaggaagctgcagactgctagagggacctgcctcagacattccaagtgaaaaacacagcaatgacacctaatggagaggagctgggacttttcagtggtgaggatgagaagcaaggctaccgacacatcttggcagaatgagtttcatctggagcgttgttttgatctctttcaggtggaaaggagaggcacaatgaagaggaaagcaagagtcctcactaagccgtgagttttggcctagggttaaaggacagcaaacttgagggatggcgagcaggacaactgctctttcagagtcacggtgggattggtccaaggctgtggctgcacaccaggtgtctcttgaccacttgaCTTCTTATGtccacctccttcttcctctagacacatcaatgttggcagtgactttcaggctgagctccccgaggtgcagaccgggccgccaagtgaggatgaagagcctgcaaccctggtctggaagcccttggaggaagacgaccctgacctggaaaaaccggacagaggtagctgtctagctttccttccactcctgagatagtcaggcatgtaaaatgctggtttttgggtaaaaaggcagcttttggcaggctctgcttctctccttgtcatgcccatcttcccttgtggaagtggtagggGCAAGGagaatgctctgcttctgcagccgagcaggaaaaagagcaactgtgctgctaTCGAAATGGTTCAGaggcatgtgccactggaagaggggagattggcccccactccttatgacaaaaactgcttggaagggagaggcagcactaggtgggcgcttgcttcagctgccccttgctttgctctccctttcgtgctctccaagccgccggctttagctcttgtgctttccttctgccttgtatggaaagccttccactttgctggctcaagactgactttgggtgggtttttcttgtgcttgcagtcagagaactgttggacatggccagctcccgtggccttcccggggcagcagctcagctggagctcgccctgcactgcctgcaccaggctcgcggcagcgttccggtaggaagcggctgtttgggcgtgggcaagagtgggcagggaattgataaggcccgggcagcgggacagcctttcttggctgctccttgaagaagggagttcacaagcagcagagcactcgctgcctgctgtgtctcgtccagctgcggcagggctgagcccaaatggctccagcagggacaagatctctcctggaggcagtggcacagggtcctgcagcctgctgccttgaaaacctcctggagatctgtgttctcaaagacattttgagggacaattcccagaagccgcagtcagctgaggcaatttggggtgcaggaggagcaaaatcatggagttggagaggaaaatgctacccttggggagcaggagccaagggctgggcagcagaaacgagggactgggagcaaagcacaatctttgacccatatgagagccaggggcctgaatcctcagctgaagaggcaaagcggctgaaagcagcatgggtggggtttggctccttttttgtgttgtggggcagctcaagcctttttcccttgcatcttgcaggaggctctggagatgttgctctcgggggggcctccaacagctcaagaccatcccttggctgattatcattatgcaggtaacctaagcccagcttcttccttcactgacacatgctgccgtgcccttaatggccgtgtcaagcatttctgcttcaattagttgtgctttgAACCAGCACaagatctcgccttctctggggatggggaaagcaccagcatctactccttcagcttgactcgttttccatgcttttttccctggggaatgcctgctctcgtcttcatcaccttctgagggagcagacatgcacacacgtgaatgatggctggtgccagcttgctttcggcagccagtgggatctgcttcaagtggctagagggatcaattcagctgctgctttttcttgccaggctctgatagatggacagctgaggagaaggaggccttccaaaaggctttccacacctacggcaaggatttccatctcatccagaagcaggtaaagccacaggacatacctcaccttggcagatcatcagaagggacatgttaattattgctggtaccaaatactgcacctatgtccctctcttctcaagtaccaaaactgttaaagtagtcacagaacaggacatggaaggcctgcgtgaaaatgatgatcctgcctctgcagcccttctctccaggcgattttggaagacaaagctctgttctgtcagacttgtctcccaCGTGTGCTGTTGCTTCcccaacaccttgtgctgggataactgcagtgaacagggcaaagaagaactctgctagggggacttggtgttgatctgtgcattatatgtgttaccacgtagcataagactcggtttattacattgcataatgcctctctgactcctgcatattgatttcattttacaccctcctcaattttctccatgactttaattcctactttactctgtattctcattgttctccaatgcaccctacaggatggccatttcagattccttcttttgcttttcacaacagatcccaagtaagaccgtggcacagtgtgtggagtactactactgctggaaaaaagagcagaaacttgccagcagcactcttgctcaggtgagtgggaagaaaatccagacatgccagcagggtcaagaaacgggcagaagggcacaaaccctgctgcaagccatgccagacaccgctttgcctggctcccttggtcccacgcagcaggagaggcgcagcaggtgctgcccggggctttcttgtgctgctgccctgaaatacagaattgtggagcataaccttgaccaaacgaagcagcaccgccaccaaaatgggctttgactctctacaaatcgatttctcaagggctggcaccctcagattcctatcagacccttcattccccactgcttgctaacatcagccatctgggccgccttcatggagatgctgccaaattttagagatcttttgtagcaccccagcgtatcctcaagaaggagctgctggtgctatagcacctttaatactttccttaccagcaaacagcaatttgcttcacagagagagacagagagagggagagagagagattattttgggtagcagaaaatgggtaatcatgtgtcttcactagtgtgattgaatgtaaaatccatgccctagacatgtggggtggaaaaccagagataaatagatgttaggcagagaggtagaaataagac
It includes:
- the LOC135291794 gene encoding zinc finger protein 541-like, whose translation is MLLSGGPPTAQDHPLADYHYAGSDRWTAEEKEAFQKAFHTYGKDFHLIQKQIPSKTVAQCVEYYYCWKKEQKLASSTLAQTAGKRKRRKSPPRKETGETGKRSRKRAGSAECPCCQPRQPHINVGSDFQAELPEVQTRPPNPE